In a single window of the Flavobacterium sp. W4I14 genome:
- a CDS encoding hypothetical protein (product_source=Hypo-rule applied) → MKKLLRSSFVWPFIAKSAIIYDRNIEKIPIMRDDPSLFSDLLLK, encoded by the coding sequence ATGAAAAAACTTCTACGGAGTTCGTTCGTATGGCCTTTTATTGCAAAATCTGCAATTATATATGATCGAAATATTGAGAAAATCCCTATAATGCGTGATGATCCATCGTTATTTTCTGATTTATTATTGAAATGA
- a CDS encoding TonB-linked SusC/RagA family outer membrane protein (product_source=TIGR04056; cath_funfam=2.170.130.10; cleavage_site_network=SignalP-noTM; cog=COG1629; pfam=PF00593,PF07715,PF13715; superfamily=49464,56935; tigrfam=TIGR04056), whose translation MKKLLQSLFVLMFIAISAMAQDRTITGTVTSTEDNIGLPGVSVRAIGSQAVAVTGADGKYSLRIGSSVTAIQFSYIGFTSKTVNVTSSNILNVGLASDSKSLADVVVVAYGTQKKESITGSVSSISSKDLEKRTVTNLTAALQGSAPGISVGASNGQPGNNATIRIRGFGSLSSSNSPLIVLDGAVYDGSVGDINQNDIESISVLKDASSSALYGARGANGVIIVTTKKGRGGDPSINANFSQGWSTRGIPEYDRLNTYEYYPAVWQGIKNNFMFTAATKLTDAAASARASADVATNLIYNPFNVPANQLVGLDGKLNPNASLLYDDFDWYDQMERTGKRTDANVSTSGSTEKSDYLVSLGYLNDQGFILKSDFRRFNARVNVNTKLKSWLRTGLNLSGTMSDANIASDASTGNGSSFVNAFQFARAIGPIYPVHAFDATGNPVMNTVTGEQWYDYGIHPGAINRPSGASPGRNVIYETMLNDNAFRRTLISARSFIEVKFLKDFTFTPNISMDLRNNTSDQFQNSLVGDGAGTNGYKFQSTSTTRSYTFNQLLTYNKTVGLHTFSALVGHENYSYNFRTFSADRNNLIARGNTEFPNFVTAVGSSGRADNDRIESYLSKFSYNYNDKYFLDASLRRDASSRFAPQSRWGTFFSVGGSWAIKKENFLKESTWIDDLRLKVSYGQVGNNALLYTDGTANYYGDRAFFDLGLNSNTEGGVLLASVATPELSWEKQNTLNTGVSFSFFGRRLYGELEFYNKNVEDLIFNIPQPLSAAVPFVLRNTGTMYNRGVELQLGADILRSKDFSWNIITNWSVFKNKITELPAETPQIISGTKRREVGHSIYDYWLRQYAGVDPADGAALYVPDPAQTIAAANIRTINGVQYVTTQSNAKFDYSGSAIPDLIGSVNNTFRYQDWSLSFLINYQIGGKAYDGVYQGLMSTGSYGGALHKDILNSWTPSNTTSDIPRADYGNSTNINATSSRWLIDASYWNIRNVNLAYSLPQSWLSKIDVKNARLFVTAENLYLHSKRKGLNPSESFDGVTANTYPQGRSISVGINLSL comes from the coding sequence ATGAAAAAACTTCTACAAAGTTTGTTTGTATTGATGTTTATCGCAATAAGTGCGATGGCTCAGGACCGAACAATTACTGGAACAGTAACATCTACTGAGGATAACATTGGCCTTCCAGGTGTAAGTGTTAGAGCCATCGGGTCACAAGCAGTAGCCGTAACAGGCGCTGATGGAAAATACTCCCTACGGATCGGCTCTTCAGTTACAGCAATCCAATTTTCATACATTGGCTTTACAAGCAAAACAGTCAACGTTACTTCGTCTAATATCCTGAACGTGGGATTAGCTTCTGACTCAAAGAGTCTTGCTGATGTTGTTGTTGTGGCTTACGGTACTCAGAAAAAAGAATCGATTACAGGCTCTGTTTCTAGTATTAGTTCAAAAGATCTGGAGAAAAGAACAGTTACCAACTTAACTGCTGCTTTGCAAGGCTCTGCACCAGGCATTTCTGTGGGCGCTTCGAATGGACAGCCAGGAAATAATGCTACAATTAGAATCCGTGGTTTTGGCTCTCTATCTTCATCTAACAGCCCCTTAATTGTATTAGATGGTGCCGTTTATGACGGTAGTGTTGGAGATATCAATCAGAATGATATTGAAAGTATTTCGGTGTTAAAAGATGCATCTTCATCAGCATTATATGGTGCCAGGGGCGCCAATGGGGTGATCATAGTCACTACTAAAAAAGGAAGAGGTGGCGATCCGTCTATTAATGCTAATTTCAGCCAGGGTTGGTCTACAAGAGGAATTCCTGAATACGATCGCTTAAATACTTATGAGTATTATCCAGCAGTTTGGCAAGGAATTAAAAACAACTTTATGTTTACTGCTGCTACTAAATTAACAGATGCAGCTGCTTCAGCAAGAGCGAGTGCGGATGTAGCAACCAATTTGATTTATAATCCTTTTAATGTTCCAGCAAACCAACTGGTTGGTTTAGACGGCAAATTAAATCCCAATGCCTCACTTTTATATGATGATTTCGATTGGTACGATCAAATGGAGAGAACGGGTAAAAGAACTGATGCTAATGTAAGCACTTCTGGAAGCACTGAGAAATCTGATTATCTAGTTTCATTAGGGTATTTAAATGATCAGGGTTTTATTTTGAAATCAGATTTCCGTCGCTTCAATGCAAGGGTTAATGTAAACACAAAGTTAAAATCATGGTTAAGAACAGGGTTGAACTTATCTGGAACAATGTCAGACGCAAATATCGCATCTGATGCTTCAACGGGTAATGGATCTAGTTTTGTTAATGCATTCCAATTCGCTCGTGCAATTGGCCCTATTTATCCAGTTCATGCTTTTGATGCTACAGGAAATCCTGTAATGAATACGGTTACAGGTGAGCAATGGTATGACTATGGTATCCATCCAGGTGCTATCAACCGTCCTTCAGGTGCATCACCCGGCCGTAACGTAATTTACGAAACTATGCTGAACGATAACGCGTTCAGAAGAACCTTAATCAGTGCTAGGTCATTTATAGAAGTGAAGTTTTTAAAGGACTTTACTTTTACACCGAACATCAGCATGGATTTAAGAAATAACACTAGCGATCAATTTCAAAATTCATTGGTAGGTGATGGAGCAGGTACTAATGGTTATAAATTTCAAAGCACGAGTACTACCAGATCATACACTTTTAACCAATTGCTTACCTATAATAAAACAGTAGGATTGCACACTTTTTCTGCCTTAGTGGGCCATGAAAATTATAGCTATAATTTCCGTACTTTCTCAGCAGATAGGAACAATCTTATTGCGCGAGGAAATACAGAGTTCCCTAATTTTGTAACTGCTGTAGGTTCATCGGGAAGGGCAGATAACGACCGAATTGAATCTTATCTTTCTAAGTTTTCTTACAACTACAATGATAAATATTTCTTAGATGCATCTCTAAGACGTGATGCTTCATCTAGATTTGCACCTCAAAGCAGATGGGGAACATTCTTCTCTGTTGGTGGATCATGGGCTATCAAAAAAGAGAATTTCCTAAAAGAATCAACCTGGATTGATGACCTAAGACTTAAAGTTTCTTACGGTCAGGTTGGTAACAATGCACTTCTGTACACTGATGGTACCGCGAACTATTATGGTGACCGGGCGTTTTTTGATTTGGGCTTAAACTCAAATACTGAAGGAGGAGTGCTTTTAGCCTCGGTGGCTACACCAGAATTAAGCTGGGAGAAACAAAATACACTGAATACAGGGGTAAGTTTCTCATTCTTTGGAAGAAGATTATATGGAGAGTTGGAATTCTACAATAAAAACGTAGAGGATCTGATTTTCAATATACCACAACCTTTATCTGCAGCAGTACCATTTGTGCTTAGAAATACCGGTACGATGTATAACAGAGGTGTTGAATTACAGTTAGGTGCAGATATCTTGAGATCCAAAGATTTTAGTTGGAATATCATTACCAACTGGAGTGTGTTCAAAAATAAAATTACTGAATTACCTGCTGAAACACCACAAATTATTAGCGGTACTAAAAGAAGAGAAGTTGGCCATAGTATTTACGACTATTGGTTGAGACAATATGCAGGAGTTGACCCAGCGGATGGTGCTGCGTTGTATGTCCCAGATCCAGCTCAGACTATTGCAGCTGCCAACATAAGAACAATAAATGGTGTTCAGTACGTAACTACTCAATCTAATGCGAAGTTTGACTATTCAGGTTCGGCAATCCCAGATTTAATCGGTTCAGTAAATAACACTTTCAGGTATCAAGATTGGTCACTATCTTTCTTGATCAATTATCAAATCGGCGGTAAAGCTTATGATGGTGTTTATCAAGGATTAATGAGTACTGGTTCTTACGGAGGTGCACTTCATAAAGATATCTTAAACTCATGGACACCCAGTAACACTACATCTGATATTCCTAGGGCAGATTATGGTAACTCAACCAATATCAATGCTACTTCATCAAGATGGCTAATCGACGCTTCTTACTGGAACATCCGTAATGTTAACTTAGCTTACTCATTGCCACAAAGCTGGTTGAGCAAGATAGATGTTAAAAATGCACGTTTATTCGTTACTGCAGAAAATTTATACCTGCATTCAAAAAGGAAAGGCTTAAACCCTAGCGAATCATTCGACGGAGTAACCGCTAATACTTATCCTCAAGGCCGCAGTATTAGTGTTGGTATAAACTTATCATTGTAA
- a CDS encoding tetratricopeptide (TPR) repeat protein (product_source=COG0457; cog=COG0457; ko=KO:K21572; pfam=PF14322; superfamily=48452), with product MKKILIFAVLLVVLIAPSCKKEYLQTQPTNQVSLEEVFSTTTNATSVLNGIYSYMFTRTTATTVNVQGKPGVAGILLGIDFMGEDLHQAAATWFTSTGEGNYQAPRIDTHASNLYYYRTFYRMINNANYLLEYIDAATGSDADKNRIKAEAYTIRAYAYSYLVQFYATRYDAAAKPNNQLSVPLVLTVADVAKPRVSAEQVYAQIISDLDKAIALNLTTKVNKTHADVWVAKGLRARVALTMQDYPNAIKYAKEVIDGGKYPLMSQADYQSGFNSNGLSEFMWCAMPTTEQGDTFGSFYAQIAYNANTTYMRGTPKMINSALYNQISATDVRKKMWEPAPTAANFPLPTTAFTRRNFMSRKFSVKTVGDPSLGDTPWMRSAEMHLILAEAYARSSQDGLAQAALFTLVSKRDLSAVQSTKTGTALIDEIMINRRVELWGEGFRYLDLKRLNLPLDRTIANVPNYISTSVAEVTSIPAGDLRFLFLIPRDELNANPNIGPQNP from the coding sequence ATGAAAAAGATTTTAATATTTGCAGTTTTATTGGTTGTTTTAATTGCACCAAGCTGTAAAAAGGAATACCTTCAAACTCAGCCAACCAATCAGGTAAGCTTAGAGGAAGTTTTTTCTACCACGACGAATGCCACATCAGTACTTAATGGTATTTATTCCTATATGTTCACGAGAACGACAGCAACAACCGTTAATGTGCAGGGCAAGCCAGGGGTAGCTGGTATATTGTTAGGGATAGATTTTATGGGAGAGGATTTACATCAAGCAGCCGCTACTTGGTTTACCTCAACAGGCGAAGGTAACTATCAGGCGCCCCGAATCGATACCCATGCGAGCAACCTTTATTATTACCGTACTTTTTATCGTATGATTAATAATGCCAACTATTTGTTAGAATATATTGATGCTGCTACAGGATCGGATGCAGATAAAAATAGAATTAAAGCTGAAGCCTATACCATTAGAGCTTATGCTTACTCTTATTTGGTTCAGTTTTATGCTACAAGATACGATGCTGCAGCAAAACCGAACAACCAGCTGTCTGTTCCTTTGGTATTAACTGTAGCTGATGTAGCTAAACCACGTGTTTCAGCAGAACAAGTTTATGCTCAGATCATTTCTGATCTTGATAAAGCAATTGCTTTGAATTTAACCACTAAAGTGAACAAAACCCATGCTGATGTTTGGGTAGCTAAGGGTTTAAGAGCAAGAGTAGCTTTAACCATGCAGGATTATCCTAATGCGATTAAATATGCTAAGGAAGTTATAGACGGAGGGAAATATCCATTAATGAGTCAGGCCGACTATCAGAGCGGATTTAACAGCAATGGACTATCTGAGTTTATGTGGTGCGCTATGCCAACTACTGAACAAGGTGATACTTTTGGTTCTTTTTATGCACAAATTGCATACAATGCCAATACCACTTATATGAGAGGCACTCCTAAAATGATCAACTCTGCATTGTATAATCAAATTTCTGCAACTGATGTGAGAAAGAAAATGTGGGAGCCAGCTCCAACTGCAGCGAACTTTCCATTGCCTACAACTGCTTTTACCAGAAGAAATTTTATGAGTAGAAAATTTTCTGTAAAAACTGTAGGTGATCCCTCTTTAGGAGACACGCCTTGGATGAGAAGTGCAGAAATGCATTTGATCCTCGCTGAGGCTTATGCAAGGAGCAGTCAAGATGGATTAGCGCAAGCAGCACTATTTACTTTGGTTTCTAAGAGAGATTTAAGTGCAGTACAAAGCACTAAAACAGGCACAGCGCTTATAGATGAAATCATGATTAACCGTAGGGTAGAATTGTGGGGAGAAGGTTTCAGGTATTTAGACCTGAAACGCCTAAACTTGCCATTGGATAGAACGATAGCGAATGTTCCAAACTATATATCAACTTCGGTAGCAGAAGTAACATCAATCCCTGCTGGAGACCTAAGATTCTTATTCCTGATTCCGCGTGATGAGCTTAACGCCAATCCAAATATTGGCCCGCAAAATCCGTAA